In Leifsonia sp. ZF2019, a genomic segment contains:
- the tmk gene encoding dTMP kinase: MSGFFITFEGGDGVGKSTQAALLTEWLTSRGRTVVRTREPGGTAAGVEIREIVLHHRGDIAPRAEALLYAADRAHHVATLVRPALDRGDVVVQDRYIDSSVAYQGAGRVLGGDEVRALSLWAAEGLLPDLTILLDLDETTARARLDISRTRYDRLEAERAEFHARVRAAFLELAAAEPERFLVVDASLPIDEIAAEIRRRLDGRV, encoded by the coding sequence GTGAGCGGGTTCTTCATCACGTTCGAAGGGGGCGACGGGGTCGGCAAGTCGACGCAGGCCGCGCTCCTGACGGAGTGGCTCACCTCCCGCGGACGCACCGTCGTTCGTACCCGCGAGCCCGGCGGCACGGCTGCGGGCGTCGAGATCCGCGAGATCGTGCTCCACCATCGCGGGGACATCGCGCCGCGGGCGGAAGCACTGCTCTACGCAGCCGACCGCGCTCACCACGTCGCGACCCTCGTGCGCCCCGCCCTCGACCGCGGCGATGTCGTCGTGCAGGACCGCTACATCGACTCGTCGGTGGCGTATCAGGGAGCCGGACGCGTCCTCGGCGGCGACGAGGTGCGCGCCCTCTCGCTGTGGGCAGCGGAAGGTCTGCTCCCGGATCTCACGATCCTCCTCGACCTCGACGAGACGACGGCCCGTGCGCGCCTCGACATCTCCCGTACACGCTACGACCGCCTGGAGGCCGAACGAGCCGAGTTCCATGCCCGCGTTCGGGCCGCCTTCCTCGAGCTCGCCGCCGCGGAACCGGAGCGATTCCTGGTGGTGGACGCCTCCTTGCCCATCGACGAGATCGCCGCCGAGATCCGCCGCCGCCTCGATGGCCGCGTCTGA